In Crinalium epipsammum PCC 9333, the following are encoded in one genomic region:
- a CDS encoding ribbon-helix-helix protein, CopG family — protein MTREKTLRVRLDEKEWEKLQVYADSKGVGMSHIIRDYIRRLPHVMTKNQEEPE, from the coding sequence ATGACAAGAGAAAAAACTTTGCGTGTAAGGCTTGATGAGAAAGAGTGGGAGAAGTTACAAGTTTATGCTGACTCTAAAGGGGTAGGGATGTCTCATATTATCAGAGATTATATTCGTCGATTGCCTCATGTAATGACTAAGAACCAAGAGGAACCTGAATAG
- a CDS encoding ferredoxin-thioredoxin reductase variable chain, whose protein sequence is MKVGDRVRVKNSVIVYHHPEHRGQPFDIKDQEGEVLAIVTEWQGRPVSANFPFQVKFQQKFRAHLRDDELELVE, encoded by the coding sequence ATGAAAGTTGGCGATCGCGTCCGTGTTAAAAACTCTGTGATTGTTTACCACCATCCTGAACATCGTGGTCAGCCCTTTGATATCAAGGATCAGGAAGGAGAAGTATTGGCGATTGTCACTGAATGGCAAGGAAGACCAGTCAGTGCTAATTTCCCATTTCAGGTGAAATTTCAGCAAAAATTCCGCGCCCATTTACGGGATGATGAATTGGAGTTAGTAGAGTAG